Genomic segment of Clostridium sp. Marseille-P299:
TATGAAAATATTTTCCGTCCAAACAAATGCAATGAAAGCCCTTCCTTAGTTCTTCCTGTATATGTTGAATCATTATATTTTAATAAAAATTCATCTTTGTATTCGTAATACGTCCGGCAAGTTATATCTCCTTCTGCAACTACTAATTTGTTCTCAATTAAAGTATCATTGTCACCGATCACGGGTACAATGCCTGAAATCAATACATCCCCTGGTTTCACAATACTTCCAATGCTGACTTTTGGCATACCTTTCCTAGTGACAATTCCAACAATCATTGATGCTTTATCCGCCACTATATTTGCACTTTTAAATTCCGTCCCAAGTTTGTCTTCCTGCAAGCTTGGCACAGAAGTTTCTACAATTCGAACGATCAATTGTGTCCCTAAAATTTCAGCAGATACCCATCCAATATCAGTGTATTCCTTTCTTAACGACTCTTCAATCAAAGGACAATCAATATCGTTAATTTTAGAGCCGGAAAACACTTCTATGGTCTTTAAATAACCAAGTAGCTCTTCTTCTGTATGTTTAAAGCCACCTTCAATTTTAATATCCCAGATATAAAGGGATAATATGTAGATAATTGTACAAAACATTGCAAATCCAAGAATATAGCCTTTTCTTTTCTTAGCTTTTTGAAACGCAAAGGGAAAACCAAAACGCCCTTTTATATAAGGAATCACCTTAGATTTCCTAGCGACTGGTTGAATTTTCTTATAATCCGAAAGCATCATATAACAATGATACGTTCTATTG
This window contains:
- a CDS encoding sporulation protein YqfD, which gives rise to MLKKIYRWLRGYLYVNLMGIEIERFLNLCNSKEIKLWGLVNVNRTYHCYMMLSDYKKIQPVARKSKVIPYIKGRFGFPFAFQKAKKRKGYILGFAMFCTIIYILSLYIWDIKIEGGFKHTEEELLGYLKTIEVFSGSKINDIDCPLIEESLRKEYTDIGWVSAEILGTQLIVRIVETSVPSLQEDKLGTEFKSANIVADKASMIVGIVTRKGMPKVSIGSIVKPGDVLISGIVPVIGDNDTLIENKLVVAEGDITCRTYYEYKDEFLLKYNDSTYTGRTKEGLSLHLFGRKIFSYSPSNSYEHCDIISEVKTLKLIRNFYLPIQFTKSKVSEYSVSETQYTDAQAIEIANKKLLRFMEDLKKSGTTIIENQVKVTIEKGKCISTGKIIVEEAAWKYQEINEDEWRSTETDEYNGDNH